Proteins encoded within one genomic window of Acipenser ruthenus chromosome 32, fAciRut3.2 maternal haplotype, whole genome shotgun sequence:
- the LOC131702997 gene encoding histone H1-like, with protein sequence MAETAPAPAAPAPAKAPKKKSAAKPKKSGPSVSELIVKAVSASKERSGLSVAALKKILQAGGYDVEKNNSLVNRALKSLVTKETLLQTKGTGASGSFKLNKKAAEAKKKAAKKKAAPKKPAAKKAVVKKTTKKVSAKKAATPKKTPTKAKKPKAVKKAPKSPKKAAAKPKKVVKKSPKKAKAAPKPKKVTKAAKPAAKKAPPKKK encoded by the coding sequence ATGGCAGAAACTGCTCCAGCACCAGCCGCTCCTGCTCCGGCTAAAGCTCCCAAGAAGAAAAGCGCAGCAAAGCCCAAGAAATCGGGTCCCAGCGTGTCGGAGCTCATCGTCAAGGCTGTGTCTGCCTCCAAGGAGCGCAGCGGGCTGTCTGTGGCGGCGCTCAAGAAGATCCTGCAGGCCGGCGGCTACGATGTGGAGAAGAACAACTCCCTCGTCAATAGAGCCCTCAAGAGCCTGGTGACCAAGGAGACCCTGCTACAGACCAAGGGCACCGGCGCCTCGGGCTCCTTCAAGCTCAACAAAAAAGCAGCTGAAGCCAAGAAGAAGGCGGCCAAGAAGAAGGCAGCTCCAAAGAAACCAGCGGCAAAGAAAGCAGTTGTCAAGAAAACAACGAAAAAGGTTTCGGCAAAGAAAGCAGCGACACCCAAGAAGACTCCTACGAAAGCGAAGAAACCGAAAGCTGTAAAGAAGGCGCccaagagcccgaagaaagcggctgccaagcctaaaaaggtcgtgaagaagagcccgaagaaagcgaaGGCAGCGCCCAAACCTAAAAAGGTGACCAAGGCAGCTAAACCCGCAGCGAAGAAGGCGCCTCCTAAAAAGAAGTGA
- the LOC131702969 gene encoding uncharacterized protein LOC131702969 isoform X1, with the protein MTVAQAMTNGYGINTTPTRILVRAAYNSTESQPQVIQTVPMAVLRSTTFYKQRWMVMMVDTAVTCPTDGTAFTEQMITWNVPRVLPPLVPTPQITTLDVQMGVDGRKLDPATIHSRDYKLDVSPQLITVKIPVGAVGGYYKSHVLDNTYVISYSIEPMLEHTWQDGPEKTKYTVLHPITTPFMPRPPVVTNHTVPKARVFNVTLGTFLPDVELVKIIVGPETLTVPEANLKGYNVQEHVFPNGSKTYTLQVPFEDPNVKQKVTPPDTRTYILPLTYLLKIVPENTPFTHPAVVEAILKDIIPPTVTGYCDGAAFYTMVTYGNMGRNWIPFVGSRELGGSLLALYKYNANSTNFWMTVPYNSVDATYEVSDGTLKCVLAVLGSTHY; encoded by the exons atgactgttgctcaggccatgacaaatggctatggcataaacactacaccaactcgaattctggttagagctgcatacaactccacagaaagccagcctcaggtg atccaaactgtaccaatggctgtgctaagatcaaccaccttttataagcaaagatggatggtcatgatggtggacactgcagttacatgtcctactg atggaacagccttcacagaacagatgattacatggaatgttccccgtgttctgcctcctcttgttccgacaccacaaattactacccttgatgtccaaatgggagttgatggccgcaagcttgaccctgcaacgattcatagtagagattataaactggatgtcagtccccagctaatcactgtaaaaattcctgtgggagctgttggtggatattacaag agccatgtattggacaacacctatgtgatctcttactctattgaaccaatgctggagcatacctggcaagatgggcctgagaagaccaagtacacagtacttcatccaataaccactcctttcatgcctcggccaccagttgtcacaaacc acactgttcctaaagccagagtgttcaatgtgaccctggggacattcctgcctgatgtggagctggtcaaaattatagttggaccagagacgttaactgtgccagaagccaacctaaaaggttataatgtccaggagcatgtctttcccaatggatccaagacctacactctccaggtgccatttgaggaccccaatgtgaagcaaaag gtaactcctccagacaccagaacctacattctgcccctgacctacttgctgaaaatagtgccagagaatacaccctttactcatcctgctgtagtcgaagccattctcaaagacatca ttccacctacagtaactggctactgtgatggtgctgcattctataccatggtaacatatggcaacatgggtcgcaactggattccttttgtgggctcaagagaacttggtggaagtctgcttgccctgtacaagtataatgccaactctaccaatttctggatgactgtcccatacaattcagttgatgccacatatgaagtaagtgatggaactttaaaatgtgtgttagctgttttgggttcaacacattactga
- the LOC131702969 gene encoding uncharacterized protein LOC131702969 isoform X2 produces MTVAQAMTNGYGINTTPTRILVRAAYNSTESQPQVIQTVPMAVLRSTTFYKQRWMVMMVDTAVTCPTDGTAFTEQMITWNVPRVLPPLVPTPQITTLDVQMGVDGRKLDPATIHSRDYKLDVSPQLITVKIPVGAVGGYYKSHVLDNTYVISYSIEPMLEHTWQDGPEKTKYTVLHPITTPFMPRPPVVTNHTVPKARVFNVTLGTFLPDVELVKIIVGPETLTVPEANLKGYNVQEHVFPNGSKTYTLQVPFEDPNVKQKVTPPDTRTYILPLTYLLKIVPENTPFTHPAVVEAILKDISKCLTVVYNYLFLTNPVHCRDNSSCSSTYSNWLL; encoded by the exons atgactgttgctcaggccatgacaaatggctatggcataaacactacaccaactcgaattctggttagagctgcatacaactccacagaaagccagcctcaggtg atccaaactgtaccaatggctgtgctaagatcaaccaccttttataagcaaagatggatggtcatgatggtggacactgcagttacatgtcctactg atggaacagccttcacagaacagatgattacatggaatgttccccgtgttctgcctcctcttgttccgacaccacaaattactacccttgatgtccaaatgggagttgatggccgcaagcttgaccctgcaacgattcatagtagagattataaactggatgtcagtccccagctaatcactgtaaaaattcctgtgggagctgttggtggatattacaag agccatgtattggacaacacctatgtgatctcttactctattgaaccaatgctggagcatacctggcaagatgggcctgagaagaccaagtacacagtacttcatccaataaccactcctttcatgcctcggccaccagttgtcacaaacc acactgttcctaaagccagagtgttcaatgtgaccctggggacattcctgcctgatgtggagctggtcaaaattatagttggaccagagacgttaactgtgccagaagccaacctaaaaggttataatgtccaggagcatgtctttcccaatggatccaagacctacactctccaggtgccatttgaggaccccaatgtgaagcaaaag gtaactcctccagacaccagaacctacattctgcccctgacctacttgctgaaaatagtgccagagaatacaccctttactcatcctgctgtagtcgaagccattctcaaagacatcagtaagtgcctgactgtGGTCTACAACTACCTTTTTCtaaccaatccagtccattgccgTGACAAttcctcttgcagttccacctacagtaactggctactgtga
- the LOC131702984 gene encoding uncharacterized protein LOC131702984 — translation MMPCCLRFGITLLLAVLVTEVWTQVCAPLGSVRTECQGSVMMMMLEKSFVGKYFRINVIDNKGVLVSLSPRLAAQCGYSLTVDFLGNAKFLASVLSCFVQNTNETYKLTVQISVFSNSAMTSASSYVQSMTCHYSPWAEREILCERNYMEVSVRRGVPLIEPNFVQDDPDWSLAYPEVESCDFAFSSFMSPWSCLLKFTLLSRLEEAKSNGPLNFNLSPKRVAILELCDI, via the exons atgatgccgtgttgtcttagatttgg aataacattgctatTAGCAGTGTTAGTCACAGAAGTTTGGACGCAAGTTTGTgcccctctag gctcggtgaggacagaatgtcaagggagtgttatgatgatgatgttggagaagtcttttgttggaaagtattttcgcatcaatgtgattg acaataagggggtGCTTGTatccctctctccaagactggctgcacagtgtggatatagcttaaccgttgacttcttgggaaatgccaagttccttgcttctgtgctgagctgctttgttcagaacaca aatgagacgtacaagctgacagtacaaatcagtgtcttctcaaacagtgctatgacttcagcttcctcctatgttcagagcatgacatgccactattctccatgggcagagagggagattctgtgtgaaagaaactacatggag gtttctgtgagaagaggggTGCCACTcattgagccaaactttgttcaagatgatcctgattggtcccttgcgTACCCagaggtagaatcatgtgactttgcattttcttcattcatgtccccttggtcttgcctattGAAGTTTACTCTACTGTCTCGTCTAGAggaagcaaaatctaacggcccccttaactttaacctgtctcccaagagggtggccatattggaattgtgtgacatttaa
- the LOC131702966 gene encoding E3 SUMO-protein ligase KIAA1586-like, translated as MFLELVELFDQSAESIVLALTKCLQKHGFDHAYLQKNLVAFASDGASVMLGKKSGVAKRISDMYPNIVVWHCLNHRLELAVADSVSETTGMNHFHSFMDKLYSVYSRSALNQQELRNCAKELDAVLRKIGRVLDVRWVSSSFRTVSAVWESFEVLSTHFKAAVSSKRTSAERATYSGLLKRLCSPEFLIDLGVMYDALYELSLLSEILQKRTTTLVYADKMARRTVRIFESMNENVGTKTLEAQIAAMEGTFKSTVLTSNPKHVKINHKQFLTKLANHMKERLFTTTASNEKASSEVNCQKYESLLSELLVLDPHHWPAELPQGYGENEVERLCRRFQLNERIIKNAFRDFKENNGRIPDDLAPLINCTRVIPCSTAECERGFSQMNLIITDQRSKILIKHASALMFIKLHGPPLRQWNPSPYVTTWLRHNHRSADDSRTRVAAPISSDSPDALWQFL; from the exons ATGTTTTTGGAGTTAGTTGAACTTTTTGATCAGTCAGCTGAGTCCATAGTGTTAGCGCTTACTAAGTGTCTTCAAAAACACGGGTTTGACCATGCATACTTACAGAAGAATCTTGTTGCATTTGCAAGTGACGGTGCAAGTGTAATGCTTGGGAAAAAATCTGGTGTGGCAAAACGAATTTCAGACATGTACCCCAACATTGTTGTCTGGCACTGTCTAAATCACAGACTCGAACTTGCAGTTGCCGATAGTGTTTCTGAGACTACTGGCATGAACCATTTTCATTCTTTCATGGACAAGCTATACTCAGTCTACAGTAGATCAGCACTAAATCAGCAAGAACTCCGAAATTGTGCGAAGGAACTGGATGCTGTCTTGAGGAAAATTGGTCGTGTACTGGATGTGAGATGGGTTTCCAGTTCGTTCAGGACTGTCTCCGCTGTGTGGGAAAGTTTTGAAGTTCTGTCGACTCATTTTAAAGCTGCCGTAAGCTCTAAGCGGACTTCTGCTGAAAGAGCGACATACAGCGGTCTACTGAAAAGGCTGTGCTCGCCAGAATTTCTCATTGACCTCGGAGTTATGTACGATGCCTTATACGAACTTTcactgctgtcagagattctccagAAACGGACTACTACATTGGTTTATGCAGATAAAATGGCACGTAGAACAGTAAGGATTTTTGAATCCATGAATGAGAATGTAGGTACAAAGACTCTTGAAGCGCAGATAGCTGCCATGGAAGGaacatttaaatctacagtgctgacgtcgaatcccaaacatgtaaaaataaatcataaacaattccttaccaaactcgccaatcatatgaaagaacgactttttacaaccactgcatcaaatgagaag GCTTCTTCCGAGGTGAATTGCCAAAAATATGAAAGTCTTCTTTCTGAGCTCTTGGTCCTGGATCCACACCACTGGCCTGCAGAACTACCCCAGGGTTATGGCGAAAATGAAGTTGAAAGATTGTGTCGGCGCTTTCAGCTAAATGAACGTattatcaaaaatgcatttcGAGATTTTAAGGAGAACAACGGAAGAATTCCAGATGATTTAGCTCCACTTATTAACTGCACACGTGTGATCCCGTGCAGTACTGCTGAATGTGAAAGGGGATTCAGCCAAATGAACTTAATTATAACTGATCAGCGTTCCAAAATTTTAATCAAACATGCTTCAGCCTTAATGTTTATCAAGCTTCATGGACCCCCTTTGAGACAGTGGAATCCAAGCCCTTATGTGACCACTTGGTTGCGACACAATCATCGATCCGCAGATGACAGCCGTACACGGGTGGCAGCTCCAATTTCCAGCGACTCCCCTGACGCTCTGTGGCAGTTCCTATAG
- the LOC131702978 gene encoding zona pellucida sperm-binding protein 2-like, whose translation MVVVADFSLSCSFPTKMIDCFTNGTMAALAVKVESVPSLSPSQLTLRDPSCRPLQSDAINAVFYFNVNSCGTTRRFDNNLLTYENEVLFTSYRLRVACHYLVNDSKVVQFLYQNNPAPVVQPGLGDLAVIMQLALDSTYNDFYGAQDYPVVKYLRTPLYFEVELLYSRDSQVELFLENCWATYSADRNSSPKWDAWFGLLCKQQMVTVLTSLIYFHCSVVICDSNRPSDSLCSRRCIPGKQRLGRSAEGMDGGAVKALVSSGPIELKRDGSLHFMPRSGQFNVWSLLGAAMGVCPVVVFVAGVVYFWKMPKRVY comes from the exons atggttgtggtggctgacttctccctgtcctgcagtttccctacaaagatgattg attgcttcaccaatggaactatggcagctcttgctgtgaaagtggaatctgtccccagcttgtctccaagtcaactaactctgagggatccaagttgccggcctcttcagtctgatgctatcaatgcggttttctacttcaatgtcaactcctgtggcacaactagaagg tttgacaacaacctcctgacttatgagaatgaagtgctgttcacatcttaccg gttgagagttgcctgtcactatctggtcaatgacagcaaggtagtacagttcttgtaccagaataatcctgcacctgtagtccagcctggcttgggtGACCTTGCGGTCATCATGCAGCTTGCATTGG attcaacctacaacgacttctatggagctcaggattaccctgttgtgaagtacttgcgaacacccttgtattttgaggtagagctcctgtacagcagggattcACAGgttgaattgtttttggagaactgctgggcaacctattctgctgacaggaatagctctccaaagtgggatgcttggtttggattgctttgcaagcagcaaatggtcactgtgctcacatcttta atttacttccactgcagtgttgtgatatgtgattcaaaccggccatcagacagcctctgtagcagacggtgcattccagggaaacagaggcttg gtcgcagtgctgaagggatggatggtggtgcagtaaaggcattggtgtcttctggcccaattgagctgaagagagatggatcccttcactttatgcctagaagcg gccaattcaatgtgtggtcccttctgggagctgcaatgggtgtgtgtccagtggttgtctttgtagctggagttgtatatttttggaaaatgcccaaacgtgtgtattga